A window of Neomonachus schauinslandi unplaced genomic scaffold, ASM220157v2 HiC_scaffold_7728, whole genome shotgun sequence genomic DNA:
tattgaggatttgctcatactcctcccgaaTGTTAtcttcatagtcttttaagagatgctcacatattattctgacttgtgggaggggaaaagagggcggGTCCTTCTTCATCCCAGAGGGacctggagaactaggggctgtgagtgctgaggaatgaggctgactttccaaagtacaagcttcactctgattcagagTAGCTTCTAcatgtctccacctctgataaggactatattcttgttttatgttctgaaaagtttgttctagtgttggaaggcatgGATTGTTGTGGGGCATGGTGGGGTGCTGCAGAGTCGGTTGTGGCGTCTGCTCTGGAGAAGCGCTGGCATCTCTGTGTCCGGGGGCCTGACCTGGAGTGGGGCCGGGCAGAGGGGCGCAGCACCGCCACTTTGGGGAAACAGGACTCCACAGCACGGCCTCGAactccctgggctgtttcaatgtcGCCCCACACACCATGCCTCAAGGGCCAGGGACCAGGGGCAGACGTGGAGGTAACTGCATCCCCACCTCCGGCTCCTCAGCGGAGCTCACAAGCCAGGCCGGCTCCAATCCCGAGgcataatttatttgtaaaaaaaaaaatcgataagct
This region includes:
- the LOC110584273 gene encoding akirin-1-like isoform X1, with amino-acid sequence MVCGATLKQPREFEAVLWSPVSPKWRCCAPLPGPTPGQAPGHRDASASPEQTPQPTLQHPTMPHNNPCLPTLEQTFQNIKQEYSPYQRWRHVEATLNQSEACTLESQPHSSALTAPSSPGPSGMKKDPPSFPLPQVRIICEHLLKDYEDNIREEYEQILNTKLAEQYEPLVKCTHDQIM
- the LOC110584273 gene encoding akirin-1-like isoform X2, with product MVCGATLKQPREFEAVLWSPVSPKWRCCAPLPGPTPGQAPGHRDASASPEQTPQPTLQHPTMPHNNPCLPTLEQTFQNIKQEYSPYQRWRHVEATLNQSEACTLESQPHSSALTAPSSPEQYEPLVKCTHDQIM